A single Lolium perenne isolate Kyuss_39 chromosome 6, Kyuss_2.0, whole genome shotgun sequence DNA region contains:
- the LOC139829712 gene encoding uncharacterized protein — protein sequence MSPPPSMSPPLPDELLEEVFLRLPPDEPECLVRASVTSKLWLDTLSGPRFGGLYRKFHGAPPMLGFIYFPPIYSSGYKRDEYDRVPYYEPATKFRARIPDDDWGCWFYEPWDCRHGRVLLVDSTALAGEGLAAKFLVWNPLTGSRRELDGPQARDVVESQSLRAAVICAVPRCDHRACEDGPFRVVLVTLDKSDAGFGFVACAYISLPQMGEGSKPCSGLSLVDEWTELSADLDLVGVSACIDFKPQVLIEDALYFVIKNGDSGVPIAILKCDLASNCLSLIDVPPLETGADGDSETILMATEDGGLGFARLDMLNLHMWSRQMGFDGVLSWTLHRVINLKELLPIQNPKLRLTLVGSVEGSDTIFVTTDLGIYGINLKSRSVKKLWKREIFHYLMPYMSFYTPRGMVNPANATH from the exons ATGTCGCCCCCACCGAGCATGTCGCCGCCACTGCCGGACGAGCTTCTCGAGGAGGTCTTCCTTCGCCTCCCGCCGGACGAGCCCGAGTGCCTCGTGCGCGCATCCGTCACCAGCAAGCTCTGGCTCGACACCCTCTCCGGCCCTCGCTTCGGCGGTCTCTACCGCAAGTTCCATGGAGCTCCGCCTATGTTGGGCTTCATTTACTTCCCGCCCATTTATTCCTCGGGATACAAAAGGGACGAGTACGACAGGGTTCCGTACTACGAACCCGCCACAAAGTTCCGTGCGCGCATTCCCGACGATGACTGGGGGTGCTGGTTCTATGAGCCGTGGGACTGCCGCCATGGCCGCGTTCTCCTTGTGGATTCAACTGCATTAGCCGGTGAGGGGTTAGCCGCGAAGTTCCTCGTTTGGAACCCCTTGACAGGCAGCCGGAGGGAGCTGGATGGGCCCCAGGCTCGAGATGTCGTGGAATCCCAGAGCCTTAGGGCCGCAGTGATTTGCGCCGTGCCCCGCTGCGACCACCGCGCGTGTGAGGACGGCCCCTTCCGGGTGGTATTGGTCACCCTGGACAAGAGTGATGCCGGTTTTGGTTTTGTTGCATGCGCATACATATCCTTGCCGCAGATGGGTGAAGGGAGCAAGCCATGCTCTGGTCTCTCTCTTGTGGATGAGTGGACTGAGTTGTCCGCTGATCTTGATCTTGTGGGTGTGTCTGCATGCATTGATTTTAAGCCCCAGGTCCTCATCGAAGATGCACTTTATTTCGTGATTAAGAATGGTGATAGTGGCGTGCCGATAGCTATTCTCAAGTGTGACTTGGCATCTAATTGCTTATCACTGATTGATGTGCCGCCGCTGGAGACTGGCGCAGACGGTGATAGTGAGACTATCCTCATGGCGACGGAGGATGGTGGTTTGGGGTTTGCACGATTGGACATGTTAAACCTCCACATGTGGTCGAGGCAGATGGGTTTCGACGGAGTTCTGTCATGGACTCTACATAGAGTCATCAATCTGAAAGAACTCCTCCCCATCCAAAATCCCAAGTTAAGACTTACACTGGTTGGATCTGTGGAGGGTAGTGATACCATTTTCGTGACCACAGATCTTGGTATATACGGGATTAATCTCAAGTCACGAAGTGTGAAGAAGCTATGGAAGAGAGAAATCTTCCATTATTTGATGCCATACATGAGTTTCTACACTCCTCGAG GAATGGTGAACCCCGCCAATGCGACTCATTGA